The Amycolatopsis japonica nucleotide sequence CGTTGTCGTCGATACCGGAACCGCGGCCGACGACGGCCACCGGTTCGCTCCCGGTCAGCGCCGCGACCAGTACCGAGGCCGGGGTGCTGTTCCCGATCCCGAGGTCGCCCGCGATGAGCAGGTCGGCCCCGCCGTCGACCTCGGCGTCGGCGATCGCCCGGCCCGCGCGGACCGCGGCATGCGCCTCTTCGTCGGTCAGCGCGTCTTCGACGTCGATCGAGCCGGATCCGCGCCGCACCTTGAACTCGCCGATCGACCGCGTCGCGGGGGCGTCGCTGTCGACGGCCATGTCGACGACCCGGACGCTCGCGCCCGCCGAGGCGGCCAGGACGTTGATGGCCGCGCCACCGGTCAGCATGCTTCCGACGAGTTGCGCGGTGACCTCACCCGGATAAGCAGAGACGCCCTTCGCGGCGACACCGTGGTCCCCGGCGAAGACCACGACCCGCGGCCGCGTGAACGGCCGCGGCGGCGACTGGCCCTGGCAGGCCGCGACCCAGACGCCCAGTTCTTCGAGCCTGCCCAGCGAACCGGCCGGTTTGATCAGTTTCGTGTGCAGGGCGATCGCCGCCGAACGCGCGTGTTCATCAGGCTGCTCGACTTCGGCGAACTCGAGGTTTTCGTAGTCCAACGCCCTGCCCCTTCGGATCGCTTTGGTGGCCGGGCCCAACCTACCCACCCGGCTGTGCCAGAGTTGCCTGTGGCTCAGACGAAGGCCGCCGGGGTGGTGCTCGCGAGCGGAGCGGGTACCCGGGTCGGCGCGAAGCTCAACAAGGTCTATCTGCCGGTGGCGGGCAAACGGGTCGTCGCGTGGTCGCTCGACGCCTTCGCGCGCGTGCCCGGAATCGACGTGCTCGTGCTGGTCATCCGGCCGCAGGACACCGAACTCGCGCACGAGGTGCTCGCCGCGCATCCGGGCGAGGTCGAACTCGTCCACGGCGGCGCGACACGGCAGGGTTCGGAGCTGAACGCCTTGCGCCACATGGCTTCCCGCATCGAGAGCGGTGAGATCGACGCGGTACTGCTGCACGACGCGGCCCGCCCGCTCGTCACCCCGGAACTGATCGCGGACGTCCTCGACGGCACGCGGCGCCATGGGGGAGTGGTGCCCGGCGTCGCGGCGGACGACATCGTGCGCGTCGACGGCGACACCGTTTCCGGTGCGCTGCCCGGGGCGATCAGGGTGCAGACACCGCAGGGTTTCCGCGCCGCCCCGTTGCTCGAGGCGTACGAAACGGCCGAGCGTGAGGGTTTCGTCGGCACGGACACGTCTTCGTGCATGGAAAGGTTCTCCGCGCTGCCGGTGCGGTGGGTTCCGGGCAGCGCGGAGAACCTCAAGATCACCTACCCGCACGACCTCGTTGTCGCCGAGCAGGTGATCGGCCGAGGTTAGGGATCTCCCTGGTCGGCCTTGGTCGGTATGGCGGGCAGGACGGTGACCGGCCGTCGCGCCTCCATCGGGATCACGCAGTCCGGATGTGGTTGCAGCAGCTGGATCGGCGCGGCGGTGTCGCCGGGCGGCGGAATGGTGAGCACGGCGCGCAGGGTCCAGTCGGCCGTCGAGTGGTACTGCCAGGACACGAGCGCCGGCCGGAAGACGTCGGTGTCGGCGACCGTGGTGACGCGGAAGGCGCTCGCCCGTTCTTCCCCGCGGAGGATGAGGACGTCGGCGCAGGTGTCCCACTGGAACACCGCGGCACAGACCTCCGGCTCCTCCCGGGGGCCGAAGATGTAGACGACCCACCGGCGTCTTCGAAGCTCTTCGAGCAGTTCGTCGATGCTCAGATGGTTCATCGAGCCCCCCAACGGGTTTCGGGAACTTCTCGGAGAGTAACAGGTGTACTAGAGCACCGTCCAGAATGTGTACTAGTACGTAATAATGGGGTGTGAGCAGGATCCTTGGTGCTCGCCCATTGGTGTGCTAGAACGCTTGTGCGCACCGCGCGACCTTGTGAGGAGTCACCTTGCCCGCCGTCGATCGACCCGAACCGCCGTATCTCCAGATCGCGGGGAACATTCGCGACGACATCGTTTCGGGCAGGCTCAAGGAAGGCGACGCGGTTCCGTCCGCGCGCGAGATCGCCAGGAACTGGAACGTCGCGATGGCGACGGCGATGAAGGTGCTTTCGACACTTCGCGCCGAAGGTCTGGTCCGCGCGGTACGCGGGATCGGGACAGTGGTGCAGACCAGGGCGCTGCATCGGTCCGCGCACGATCGGACGATCTCGATCGCGCGAACCGGCAAGGTCTATCCGCCGGGCCACTACGCGAAAATCCGCGAAGCTGGCCTCCTGCCTGCGCCGGACAGGGTGGCGGGCGCGCTCGGAATCGATGAAGGTGCTCCGGTGATCCGGCGGCGAAGGACCACGTACGCGGCCGAAGGCAGGCCGGTGTCGACGTCGGTTTCGTGGTTCGACGGAGCTGTCGCGTCGAAGGCGCCTTTGCTGTTCGAGCCGGTGCGGATCGTCGAAGGCACGGTCAAATACGTGGCGGACCGGACGGGCCGGGTACTGACCGCGACTCATTCTCAGCACGCCGCGGGGCTGGCGGGTGCCGAGGAGGCGGCGGAACTCGGCGTGGCCGAAGGTTCGGCGATTCTGTTGAGTCGCAACAGGTTCTTGTCCGCCGAGGGTGACGTACTCGAGTACGGCGAATCGGCGGCCTTGCCGGGCCACTGGATTTTCTACGAATACAACATCGAGGACGGGGCATGAAGCACATTCACGCGGGTAAGGTCCGGGACCTTTACGAAATCGACGGCGACATTCTGCTCGTCGCGTCGGATCGCGTTTCGGTCTACGACGTCTCGCTGCCGACCCCGATCCCGGACAAGGGCGCGCTGCTGAACCAGCTTTCCGCCTGGTGGTTCGAAAAGATGGCCGACGTGGTGCCGAACCACGTCGTTTCCACGACCGACGTGCCCGCCGAATTCGCCGGCCGCGCCATGCGCTGCAAGCCGCTGAAGATGATCCAGGTCGAGTGCATCGCGCGCGGCTACCTCACCGGTCTCGGGATGCGCGAATACCAGCGTGACGGCAAGGTTTCCGGGGTCGAGCTGCCCGCCGGTCTGGTCGAGGCGGACAAGCTGCCCGAGCCGATCTTCACGCCCACGACGAAGATCTCCGACACCGGTCACGACGAGTTCATGACCTTCGCCGACGTCGTGAACGAGATCGGCCAGGAGACCGCGGACCGCATCCGCGAGCTGACGCTCGAGGTCTATACCAAGGGCGCGGAGCACGCGGCGAAGAACGGCATCATCATCGCCGACACCAAGATCGAATTCGGGTTCGACGCCGACGGCGTGCTGACGCTCGGGGACGAGGTCCTCACGTCGGACTCGTCGCGGTTCTGGCCCGCCGACGAGTACGAGCCGGGCCGGACGCAGCACGCGTTCGACAAGCAGTTCGTCCGTGACTGGTCCACCACGACCGGCTGGGACAAGACGCCGCCAGGACCCGCCATCCCGGCCGAGATCGTCGAGGCGACCCGCAAGCGCTACACCGAGGTCTACGAAAGGATCACCGGGAACACCTGGATTCCCGGTGGTGGTCATGCCTGAACAGCAGGTCTACGACCCGTACCGGCTGATCGACGACGTCGAGGGCCTGCTGATCCAGCGGGGCCACGCGCCGGAGCGGCTCGACGGCCGGACCGGTGACCGGGTCGCCGGCGCGAGCAGATTGTTGCGGGGCTTGGGAATCGATCCCTTGCGCGCGCCTGGTGACGCGCTCGACCTCGACGGTCAGATCGCGTACCAGTCCCGCGTGCACGGCGACTGAGGTGTGTCGCAGTTAGTCGGCTAAATGCGGGAAAAGCGTCCGCATTTAGCCGACTAACTGCGTTCCGGGGGATCAGGGGGAGCGGGTCAGCGTCGGGTCGGTCTCGGTGACGCCGTCGAGAGCCTCGTCGATCGCGGCGAGCAGATCCGCGTCCAGCTTCACGCCTGCCGCCTTCACGTTCTCGTGCACCTGCTCCGGCCGCGAGGCGCCGATGATCGCCGAAGCGACGTTCGGGTTCTGCAGCACCCACGCCACGGCCAGCTGGGCCATCG carries:
- a CDS encoding IspD/TarI family cytidylyltransferase; protein product: MVLASGAGTRVGAKLNKVYLPVAGKRVVAWSLDAFARVPGIDVLVLVIRPQDTELAHEVLAAHPGEVELVHGGATRQGSELNALRHMASRIESGEIDAVLLHDAARPLVTPELIADVLDGTRRHGGVVPGVAADDIVRVDGDTVSGALPGAIRVQTPQGFRAAPLLEAYETAEREGFVGTDTSSCMERFSALPVRWVPGSAENLKITYPHDLVVAEQVIGRG
- the cobT gene encoding nicotinate-nucleotide--dimethylbenzimidazole phosphoribosyltransferase gives rise to the protein MDYENLEFAEVEQPDEHARSAAIALHTKLIKPAGSLGRLEELGVWVAACQGQSPPRPFTRPRVVVFAGDHGVAAKGVSAYPGEVTAQLVGSMLTGGAAINVLAASAGASVRVVDMAVDSDAPATRSIGEFKVRRGSGSIDVEDALTDEEAHAAVRAGRAIADAEVDGGADLLIAGDLGIGNSTPASVLVAALTGSEPVAVVGRGSGIDDNAWMRKAAAVRDALRRARTVLADPVALLRTAAGADIAAMAGFLAQASLRKTPVILDGLVASAAALVAEELVPGARQWWTAGQRGGEPAHALALEHLDLEPILDLDVRLGEGTGAVVALPLVFMATRVLAEMATHEQAGVSGPLIETPSA
- a CDS encoding GntR family transcriptional regulator, encoding MPAVDRPEPPYLQIAGNIRDDIVSGRLKEGDAVPSAREIARNWNVAMATAMKVLSTLRAEGLVRAVRGIGTVVQTRALHRSAHDRTISIARTGKVYPPGHYAKIREAGLLPAPDRVAGALGIDEGAPVIRRRRTTYAAEGRPVSTSVSWFDGAVASKAPLLFEPVRIVEGTVKYVADRTGRVLTATHSQHAAGLAGAEEAAELGVAEGSAILLSRNRFLSAEGDVLEYGESAALPGHWIFYEYNIEDGA
- a CDS encoding phosphoribosylaminoimidazolesuccinocarboxamide synthase → MKHIHAGKVRDLYEIDGDILLVASDRVSVYDVSLPTPIPDKGALLNQLSAWWFEKMADVVPNHVVSTTDVPAEFAGRAMRCKPLKMIQVECIARGYLTGLGMREYQRDGKVSGVELPAGLVEADKLPEPIFTPTTKISDTGHDEFMTFADVVNEIGQETADRIRELTLEVYTKGAEHAAKNGIIIADTKIEFGFDADGVLTLGDEVLTSDSSRFWPADEYEPGRTQHAFDKQFVRDWSTTTGWDKTPPGPAIPAEIVEATRKRYTEVYERITGNTWIPGGGHA